Within Desulfobacteraceae bacterium, the genomic segment TCCAGCGTGCCACCCTGGTCCAGTTCGGGGATCTCGGGGATCAGGTCGCCCAGGGCCAGGTCCTCGCCGTAGTAGCGATAGACGGCATGCAGGCAGGTCGGGCCGCAGGTGGTGGCGTCGGGCTGCTTGAGGATGTCGAAATCGATCACCATTTTCATGAGGGTTTCCCGACGTGGCCGCGGCGGGCACAGGCGCCCTGAAAACGGGGCATCCGCCGTGGGCCCCTTGACGATAGGTGGGTTCGCCGCCCCCGGGCTTCAGCGTCCGGGTCGCCTGCCGCGCACCCGTTCCGAAAAGGCGCGGAAGCGGGCGGCCTCGACACTGTTGCCCAGGCGCGTGTAGATCCGGCTGATGCGGTCGTAATATAGCGCCGCGTTTTCGGGCAGCTCGCGCGCCAGGGCGAGGTAGAGCTCCAGGATATCCTCCCCCCGCAGGCCGGCGGCGAAGGAAAGCTCCGCATAGCGGTGCCGGATCTCCGGGTCGCAATGGGCCCCGCCCGCCCCCAATATCCGCCCGTAAAGCGCGCGCGCGGCGGCGGGTTGGCGCAGGGCTTCATAGACCTTGGCGAGCGCGACGGCGACGGCCTCGCTCCAGCCGAAAACCGCCAGCACATCCCGGTAAAAAGACGCGGCCTGTTCCAGCTCTCCGGCTTGATAGAGGGTTTCACCTTTGAGGCCCACCGCGGCCTGGGAGGCCGCAAGCTCCGGTGGCAGACCGGCCAGGAGCGCATGGGCGCGATCGAATTCTTTCAGTTCCCAGTAAATCTCGCACAGCATCTGGTATGCGGGCAGGGCGGCGGGGTGATGCGGGATGAAAGTTTCCAGCAGCCGCCGGGCGGCCCCCAGCCGACCCAGGTTCAGGCAGGCGGTGGCCAGCTCCAGCGGGATATAGCTCCCGGGCTGGGGGTTCTGGGCCATGGCCCGCCCCAGAAGCCTGGCGGCGGCGGCGAAGTCGCCGCGGTTTAGCGCGATGAAACCGGACTTGAAGGTTTCACCGTAGCCCAGGTAGGCATCCCGCACCGCCTCGGGCAGCGTGCTGCAGAGGGCGAAGAAATATTCCGCTTCCGCCGCCGCGCCCACCGCCTCGGGCTCCGGCGGCCAGGAAAGGTCTCCCTCGTCCGCGAGGCTCTGGGGCGGGTCGGGAACGGCCGCATCGGCCCCCGCCCGCTCGCGGGCCGCCAGCCCTTGCAGCTGGGCTTTGAGGGAGGCGCGCAGCCCTTCATCGGCGCTGATCCCGAGCGCCACCAGCAGCAGCTCGCGGGCCTCTGCCAGGCAATCGTTTTCGGCCAGGTTCGCTGCGGTCCGCTGATGCTCCCGGGCCAGGGCCTCGCGCACCTGCCGGATCTTGACCGCCAGCCGCGCCTGCCGCCCGTTTGCCGGCCCGCCGCGCTTGGCGAGCTTGTCACGGGCGCGCTCGTAGAGCAGGCGGGCCTCGCCCCAATAGCCGGCCGCGGCCAGGACATCGCCTTTTTGCTCCAGCTTTTCGGGGGACGGGCCGGAAAAAAGACTCAAAAAACGCATGCTGGGGGTCTCCGCCAAGGTCAGGGCGGGCCGGGTTGAATAGATGCTGATGGAGGATTCGCGGGCCGGCCGCCCTACTCTCCGCCGGCGGCGGCCGCGTACCAGCGCCGGGCCTGGTCGAAGCGCCCCAGTTGGAGGCTGGCCAGGAAGGCCAGGCGGGCCGCCGCGGGGCTCTTTTTGAGGCGCCACGACAGGGTCGCGCACCCCAGGGCCTCGCCCCCCCGACCCTGCTGCAACAGCCGGCGGCCCCTGGCCAGCTGCGCCTGCGCCGCCGCCCGCACGCGTTGCAAGGCCGTGAGGTCCGCCCCGCAGCGGGCGCAGGTGTCGCTGTTCTCGTTGGGCCGCCTGCAAGCCGGACAGTTCAAGGCCTTCAGTCCTCCAGGTAAAAGAGCATATCGTCCAGGGAGGTGAGGACATCGGCCAGCTTGGTGAAATCGCCGCTCCCGATGGCGTCCTGGACCTGCTGCAGGAGCAAGCGCAGCTCACCGGCGTCGGTCTCGTCGATGTTCGCCATGAGCGCCATGGCCCGCCGCCGCTGGTCCTTGGCCCGGGCCAGCAGGTCCTGCCGATCCGCCGGTACGGAAGCGCCCGGTTCATCGGCCGCCGGCTCATCGTCGCCGAGCTCGGCCAGATTGCGCCGGGCCGCCTGAAGGTCGAAGTCGGGCCCCTTGCCGCCGGTTTCCATTCGCACGGTCTTGGAAAGCCCGGTGCGTTTTTCTAGCGCCGTCACGCTCAGCACGCCGTTGAGGTCCAGGGCCAGGTTCAAAATGATCTCGTTGCCGGCGGGCACTTTGCTCAGGCCCTCGACCAAAAAATTGCCGATGAAGATATTGTCGTCCACCGACGGCGCTTCCCCCTGATAGATGCGCACATCCACCTGGCGCTGCTCGTCCACCGCGGTAACAAAGACTTCGGCCTTGGAGACCGGCAGCGGCGTGCTGCGGCGGATGATGGGGACAAAGTGATCGTCGCGCATTTCGCCGTGCTGAAACGACAGCGCCTGGGTTCCGAAGGTGTATGGGGTGATGTCCACGAGGACCGAGCGGGTCTGCTGCCCGGCCAGGACCCCGGCCTGAATTGCGGCCCCCATGGCCACGATCAGCTCGGGGTTGATCTCGAAGGCCGGTTCCCGGCGCATTTCCTGGCGGATCAATTCAGAGATCAACGGTGTGCGGCTGGCCCCGCCCACCAGAATGACGCGGTCGACGGCGCCGGGCAGCAGGCTGGCATCGCGCAGGCAGTGATGCACGCAGTCCATGCTTTTGCGGACCAGCGGGCGGATCATCTCCTCGTAGTCGTGGCGCGCGATTTCCAGATCCAGGTGATGGTCCTGCCAGAGGTATTCCTCCCGGATGCGGGCGAAGGGAACGTCGGAGAGCTTGCGTTTGGCCGCCTCGACCGCCGCCCAGAGCCTGTTGCGGACCCGGGGCTCCTGCAGCAGGTCGACTTTTTTTTCTTCGCGGAACACCTCGGCGGCATGCGCTATCAGCAGATTGTCGAAGTCGTCCCCGCCGAGAGCGGTGTCGCCGTGACTGGCCTTGACCTCGACCACGCCCTTTTCGACAACCACCAGCGACACATCGAAGGTACCGCCCCCCAGGTCGTAGACCAGGATGGTCTGGTCCTCTTCCAGCCCGGCATCGTAGGCCAGGGCGGCGGCCGTGGGCTCGTTGATGATCCGCAGGACCTCAAGGCCCGCCAGCTGACCGGCGTTCTGGGTGGCCTTGCGCTGGGCGTCGTCGAAATAGGCCGGCACGGTGATCACGGCCTGGGTCACCGCCTCCCCCAGATGCGCTTCGGCAGCCTGCTTGAGTTTGCGCAGAATCAGGGCCGAAATCTCCTCCGGGCTGAAGTTTCGCTCCCCCAGGGTCACCGGCTCGTTTTTGCCCATCTTGCGCTTGATGGATAAAATGGTGTTCTCGGGGGCCAGCGCCATCTGGTTGCGCGCTGCGCGCCCCACAATCAGGGCCCCCTGGCTGTCCAGGCCGACACACGACGGCATGATCGGCTCCCCGTCCACCGGGACGACCTCGGGCTGGCCATCGCGCAGCACCGCCACCTCGGAATAGGTGGTGCCCAGATCGATTCCAACAATAGCGGCCATCAGCTTGTTTCCTTTCCCACGGCAATCTTGACTTCGGCAAACTTCAACACCCGCCCGCGGTAGCTGTAGCCACCGGAGAGTTGCGCCAACACCGTGTTGGCCGGCACAGAGGCGGTCTGCCGGACCGCAACGGCCTTCATCAGGGTGGGGTCGAACGCCCGGCCCTTGCAGGCGATCACGGTGACCCCCTGGTTTTGCAGGAGCTGCTGAAAATGATCGTTTAATATGTCAAAACCTTCCCGCAGGGCCGACCAAGCGGCCGACCAGCGGCGGGGAGGCGCAAACCAGCCGGTCGCCGGGGGGATCCGCAAGCGGTTCTGAATGCGCTCGAAACGCTCGAAGAGTTCCACCAGCGAGAGTAAAAGGGCGTGCAGGCCGGCGTCGTCCAGCCCGCCGCGCTCGCTGTCGATCTGAATCACACGCTGGTTCAGCTTCCGCAGCAGCTCCTCGAAGCCCGCCAGGGCCTCCCCGAAGCGGCCCAGAGACTCGTGGCTGCGCCGGGTCTGGTGGCGTACTTCGGTGCGCACCACGCACAAGGCCTCATAGAAAGCGTAAAGGTCCGGGCCGTCCTCGGCGGCGGGCAGGGCCGCCGACGGGTCGGCTTCCACCTCCTGCAGCCACTGCCGAAAATTCCGCTCCAGGGTGGCGCGCCAATCCGGGTCCGCGCCGGGGGGCCGGCCGTCCGCCGGCCCGCCGTCCGGTTCGCGAGCGAAATCCGCCGGCGCTTCAAAATCGTCCGTCATTGCATCGCCCTTTGGCGCAGAAACAGCTGCAAGGCCTCCGCGGTCAGCGGCCTACGGGCCTCGGGCGCGGCAAATCGGCGCTGCAGGACCTCGATGGGGGAGCGCAGGCCGGAATCGAGGTTGAAGAGCTGGTGGCGCAGCCGGGCGCCTTCATCCTTGAGAATCTGGTAGGCCTCGCTGACGGCGGCAAACCGCTGGGGGTGATGATCGGGCGGATAGCGGCGCACCAGTTCGAGGTAGGCGGTGCGGATGGCCGCATCATCGGCCTCGGGGGTCAGCCCCAGAATTTCGTATGGGTCCATGATGTCACACTCCAATCGTCTATTGGGGGAGGGGATCGGAACTCTGTCTGCCCATTGCGCTCACCCCGGGCCGCGCTCAAAAGAGATCCAGCTGCCGCGGCGGGGGCGGCAGTTTGCGCCGCGGCGACGGTTCCTCATCCTCCTCATCCTCCTCGCCCTCGTAGTCGTCATCCTCGTCGTCATCGGTGATATCCAGCCCGGGGAAATCTTTCCCGAAGCTTTCGAATATGCGGCGGGCCTCCTCGATGACCTTTTCCACCTTGCGGATTTGGGCGATCAGTTCGGTATCGCCCGCCTTTTCGGCCAGAGCCCGGACCACTTGCAAGTCCTTGCCGACCCGCGGGTTGGCGTGGGACAACCCGGGTTGGGTGCCGTAATCCAGCATAAAGCGGAACCAGCGGAACCAGGGGTCATCCGGGTGGCGGCCGAGGACCGCCTTCACCAGGGGCTCGACCCATGGGAGATGGGGCTTTTCGGCCGATAGGACAAACGCGACCACCGGCCGGGCCTGCTCCGGGAGCCACTCCAGGCGGGCCGCCTTGGCCAGCAGGCGCCCGAAAAGGGCCTCCTCGGCCGGGAGCCACTTCCGGCGCTTGGGCGGCAGGCGGCGAAAATACTCTAGAACCGCCACCATGGACAGCATTTTTTCCACCGTCAGACCCCGTTCGATGGCCCCGATGACCCGCCGCTGCCTTTCCTCGAGGCCTTCCGGCGGCTGACCATAGAGTACGCCCATCAGGAGCGCAAAATAATCCATTCGAAAGTCATCCGCGTTCAAGGCGGCGGCAGCGGCCATCTGCCGCGCGGCTTCGGCGGGGTCCCCGCCAATCTCGGCCATCACCGCCCAGCGGACATGCAGATAGCAGCGCCCCAGGTTGAAATCATCGGTCCGCTTGCTGGCGCGCGCCAGCGCCCTTTGCATCACTTCGCGGCACTGCGCCATGCGGTCCTTCTGGGCATAGCGCAGTCCGGCCTGGATGCAGGCGATCACAAACCCCTCGCGGGCCTGGGCGTCGATGGGGTCCAACGCCAGCGCCCGCTCCAGATAGCCCATGCCCTTGTTGAACGCGTCGCGCTCCAGGCAGCGGATGCCGGCCTTCAGCAACGCCGTCTTGTTGTCGGGAAAGCGTCGGATGATATCATCCAGGGTTCGGTTGACTTTGGATTTTTCAGCCGTCTTTTCATACAAGCCGAGCAGCGCGAAATACCCCTCGGGGTTGTCCGCATCCGCGTTAAGCGCCTGCTGATAGAACTGGGCGGCCAGCCGCGGGTTTCGCAGGCGGGTGCGTTTGGAACGCCGGCTTAAGAAGAAAAAGTCGAAGGGCGTCTCCTCCTCAACCTCCTGGGTGAAAAGATCCCCCAGATGCTGGTAGACAATCGCGGCCACCCGCGCCTGGTGGCCATGGCGCGCCTGGTAAGTGGTCAGGACGTCCTCCCAGGCCTCAACCAGATCGCTGTCGTCACACAAGTGCCGCTCCAGCCACAGGGCTTCGGCCCTGCATGCCAGCAGCTTTTCCACGGCGCCGGCTTGACGACGTTTTTGCGCACTGCGAAGGAGAAAATCGAGGTAGGCCTCCGCCTGCCGCTCGGGCAGGTCGATCCAGGCGCTGTAAAAAAACTGCGTCAGGTCCTGCTGCAAACCGGGCTGATCGGAGGGAAAATCGGCCAGATGGCGTTGAACGTGGCGCAAGGCATCGCGGTGGCGCCCGGTCTGCCAGAGGGTGTCGGCGCGTACGATCACGGATCCGACATCGCCGACGCCGGCCAGAAGGCAGGCCGCCTGGAGAACCGCCGGGTTTTTGGGGTTCGGCTCCTCTCCCGGCCCTTCTCCCAGCAGCAGCAGATAGGCGTCGGCGGCCTTGGCAGGCAGCGAACCGGCCGCCAGGCGGGCAAAGGCCTGGCGCGCCTTGGGGTCCTGGCCGGTGTGAAAGGCGCAGAGGCCTTTGATGAACCACTTCCAGTCGGCAAAGGGTGACCCCAGGCCCACAGGTCTGACCGCCTGCAGCGCGGCATCGAAATCCCCTCGGGAGACCAACCCCAGCGCCTGCCATACCCGCTGGCGGTCGGCCGCCAGTTGGGGGGGCAGCACCGGTTCGGGATCGCCCTCCTGGAAATCGAGCACCAGCGCGTCCACCGCGCGAGCCAGCTGCGGGTCGGTCAAGGCGGCGCCTTCGGCTATTTCGGCGGCAGCCAGTGATGCGGCCCGGACAAAGTCCCCCTGGTGCAAGGCCAGATGCATCAGGCTCGAGCGAATGGCGTCGGCCCCGACCTTGCGCTCCAGGCTCACCAAAAGGGCTTTGGCCTCCACCAGACAACCGTCCGCCATGAGCTGATCGAAGAGCCGCTGGGAGGCATCGACCCAGCGCCCCAGGTAGCAATCGGGATCGTCCTGGCACAGCTGTCTGAACAAGGTGCAGGCTTTCCGCAGCTGGCCCTGGGCCAGGGCGTTTTCGGCCAGCTGCACCATCTGCTCGGGGGACCTTTTCACGGCGGCGGTCAAAGACCGGGCGGATCTCTTTTTGCGCTTATTTTTTTTGGCCATTTCGATATCCTGCTCGGGTTTCGCCCGATATAGTAACATATGGTGGCTCTTGTCAAGTCAGGATACCACATTTTGTGTTCGGACCCAAATTTCCACTACCACACTACTAGTAGATCTGCACCGCCCGCTGCGGCCCACGCTGAAGGTGCTCCTTGTACCGCAATCCACCATGTCCCGGGATGACTTTTTGACAAACCCGCAACCCACCCGGGCGGAATTTTTTCCCGCGCTGTTGCAGCAAGAAAAAAAAGGCATTAGAATAAATTTTAACTATCCATGTGTATGAGAAAAGATCGAAATTTTTAACGCGGATATCTAAAAAGCTCAAGTTGCCTCCCGAGCCCAGGTTTTACAATCCAACCTGGTTTCAGATTTGGTTTCATTTTCGTTGCTTTCGGTGACACATATCCCGGCTTGCCGTTTCGTTCAAAAAACAAACTTAAGCTTTGTGGATAACCGCAATTTTTAATGTAAAAATCGGCTGCAAGGGGTTGCGGATGATTGCCTTTGACAAGGGCTAGAGATTTTCCCGAACCTGGCATTTTATGGTTACCTTTCCTTCTGCCGCATCCAGCCGGTGATCCTGCCATTCCGGCAGCGCCTTGAACCTTCATTTAAAGGAGACGGAAAATGAAAAAAATTGGGCTGGCATTTATCATCGCAGTGGCGTTGGGTGCATCATCGGTTTTCGCTGCAGCTGAGGTCGCGGACTACTCCGGAACCATCAACGTGTTCAAGGAGTCCCCGGCTGTGGCGAAGTTTTTCAAGAATTCATACGGCTACGCGGTCTTTCCGACCATTGGCAAGGCCGGCTTTGTTGTCGGCGGATCCTACGGCAAGGGCCAGGTCTACCGTGACGGCAAGGTTACCGGGAAGACTGCGGTGATGGAGGGCTCGATCGGGTTCCAGCTCGGCGGGGAGGCGTTCAGCCAGATCATCTTCTTTCAGGACAAGCGGGCCTACGACGAATTCACCACTGGCAATTTCGAGTTCGGCGCAACCGCCCAGGCGGTCGTCATAACGGCCGGCGCCCAGGCCAAGGCCGGAACCACCGGTACGAGCGCCGGCGCCAGTGCCGGCCCCAAGACCGGTGTCCAGGCTGAAACCGAATACGTCAAAGGAATGGCCACCTTCGTTCACAGCAAGGGCGGTCTGATGTACGAGGCCTCCATCGCTGGGCAGAAATTCACCTTCGAGCCGCTGTGATAAGCTTCCACCACCCTTGTGGCGAGCCAAGCCGACACGCATGTCGTTTTGCCTGACTCAATAAGGATTTGGAAATTGACGCTGGAAACCGCCACCAATCCCTTACCCAGGATGGCGGCTGCGGCCAGACTGGCAGCCGCCTTGCTGGCCTTTTCCTTGATTGTTGTATTGGCGGCAGGCTGTGCCAAGGCGCCGGTCTATACCCTGATGGAAACCCCGGCCATCTATCACAAAGCCGCCGTCGATCCGTTTGCCCACTTGGATCCCATCCTTCGCGGCACGGTAGTGTCGGTGTTTTATGCCACCAATCGTCAACCTCGGGATTCGGGCGCCGACGGTCTGCATTACGGAAACGCAAAGGGCAGCGTGGTCAACATGGGTATCGCCACCTTGCGCTTCGGAGATGAGAATTTCAGCTGGGAAGACCTCTATGCGGCGTCAATCGCTCCCCAGCGAGACTTTCCGGTTACGATTTCTTTATTGGATTGTGACCAGCTGGCCAGGTTGCCGGAGAATTTCCGGTCGGAGGCCCCCCAGGTGCTGACAGCCGAGCAGCAGGACTTCGCGGCGGCAATCAACATGGAACTGGCGGTGGCCCAGGACAAGGAGATCATGGTCTATGTGCATGGAACCAAGGTCGACTTTCTCAACGCGTTGGTCATAAGCGCGGAGGTCGACCATTTTGCCGGGCGTGATTTCGTCGGCATCGCCTTCGCCTGGCCATCCCACCAAAACATTCTCAACTACCTTTTGGGCCAGGATGTGGTTCGGGCCAAAGACTCCAGCCAGGCCCTGCGCGCCCTGCTGGAGTTTCTGGCTGCGCACACGACCGCAAAGCACATCAATTTGCTCTCATACAGCGCCGGGGCCCGGGTAGCATCCAAGGCCCTCTACGAGTTGCGTTCAGCCCATCCAACCCTCAGCGGGGATGATCTGCGACAGACTTTCCGCCTGGGCGCGGTGGTTTTTGCCGCCGCCGATGTTCCCCTCGAGACGTTTCATCAGCGGCTTCCCGCGGTCAGCGATTTGTCCCAACAGGTGGTGGTGACCGTCTCGGATCATGACCCCGCATTGCTCGCCGCGGAAAATTACATGGGCGGTGGTACCCGCATCGGCGTGGAGTCCGCGGGATTGTGGGAACTGGAACTGACCAAAGCCGAGAAGATCGCCAACTTCGAGGTGGTCGACCTCTCTTTGAGGCAAGAGGGGCGCGGCTTCGACATCATCGGTCACCACTACTGGTATCGCCACCCCTGGGCCAGCAGCGACATCGTTTTGCTCTTGCGTACCAATGCCCCGCCCTATCGCCGTGGTTTGAGCCCTGCAGAACTGGAGGGTGTTTTCTACATGTCCCCGGAATACCCCCAGAAAGTCCGGGAGGCCGTGCGCCGGGAACTGGGAGATAGCTGGTTGAAAGCCCCCAAAAGCCCCTGATCGATTGACCGCCAACAGTCCCGAGCCGGAGAGTTTCGCCCCATGCGCCCCATTGCACCCCATCAGCCGCCGGAGATCACCGCCTCCGGGATGAGGTAGAAATAGAAGTCGTTGACGCCGATCGACCAGGTGTCACCCTGCCGTTCGGATGAAACCCTGGCCTCGGGATCCGGGCTTGTTACCGTGCCGTCGGCGAATTTAAGGACGCGCAAGTCATCCTTGTGCAATGTGACGTCGAAGCCCGGTGACGCGAGATGCACCTCGGCGTGACCCGGGGCGCTGCGGATGACGCCGAACGAACATTGGGCCGAAGCTTTCGGATCCGTGCCGATGGAGCAGGGCACCATGCCGGTGGCGTTGTAAGGCGTTCCCGCAACTTTGGCATCCGCGCTGCCCGTAATGCCCACCGTCAGGGTGTAATTGGCGGTCTCGTTGCGGCGCGCGGCGCTGCGCATCAGGTAGACCCGCAGCGTGTATTCGCCGTCCACCGGCAGGGTTCCGCTCCAGTCGTTGCCCGACACTGATCCGTTGGCCAACGCGGCTTCCGAACCGGGCGGCAGCAAGTTGAAGTAGTTGCTCGCGTGGCTGGTTTTAAGCGCGACTTTCATGGTCTGGCCGGCTTTGGCGCGCAGCGTGTAATCGACGATCCGATCCCCGCTGATGGCTCCCTTGACCGTGGCCGAAGAAGCCCCCGACGCGAAGGTGATGGGGATGACCTCGATGTTTTGCGCGGCCACCGACATCGGGAACACGAAAAGAAGTACCCACCCCATCATGGGGGAAACACGATACGCTTTCATAATGGTTCTCCTTTCCACTGACGGCTTCTCGCCTCAACTACGGGCGGCATCCCTTTTTGTATATCCCCCTTTAGCGCTTTTTAGCCAAGGTTGACAAGGGCTGGAAAATTCCAGTGCATGCAGTCTTTCTGCAGAGGTTTTTGTCATGCCGGTTCACAATTCGGACATCGCGCGCATTTTCAACCAGATTGCAGACCTGCTCGAAATCAGCGGTGCCAACCCGTTCCGGGTGCGGGCTTACCGCCATGCCGCCCGTACCGTCGAGGACCAGCCCCAAAGCGTGGCGGTGATGATCGAGAAAGGCGAAGACCTTTCCGAACTCAGCGGCATCGGCAAGGTTCTGGCCGGCAAAATTACCGAAATCGTCGCGACCGGCAGCCTGAAAATGCTCGCGGATCTCGAGCAAGAGGTCCCGGAAGGCTTGTCGGAACTGATGAGGATCACCCAACTCGGACCGAAACGGGTGGCGGCCCTCTACAAAAAGCTGGGCATCAAAGACCTGGAGGATCTGGCCGAAGCGGCCCGGCAGGAGAATATCCGGGATCTGGATGGGTTCGGAAAAAAAACCGAGGAACATATCCTCAAGGAGCTCCACCGCCGAAAAGGGGCCGAGAAACGGACCAAACTCGCGGAAGCGGAGCAGGTGGTGGACTCCTTGAAATCCTTTCTGGAAGGAATCGAGGGCGTCAACCGGGTGACGGTGGCCGGCAGCTACCGGCGTCGGAAGGAAACCGTGGGTGACCTGGATATCCTGCTAACGTGTAAAAAAGACAGCCCGGTAATGGACCGTTTCACCGGCTTCGAAGACGTGGCCGAGGTGATCGCCAATGGCAAAACCAAATCAACGGTGCGGCTGCAAAGCGGGCTCCAGGTGGATCTGCGGGTGGTGCCGGAAGTCAGTTACGGCGCCGCCCTCCACTACTTCACCGGCTCCAAAGAACACAATATCGCCATCCGCAAGATCGCCGTCAAAAAGGATCTCAAAATCAACGAATACGGGGTTTTCCAGGGCCATGACGGGGACGGTGAGCGCATTGCCGGGGCCAGTGAGGAGGAGGTCTACGCTGCCGTGGA encodes:
- a CDS encoding nucleotide exchange factor GrpE — encoded protein: MTDDFEAPADFAREPDGGPADGRPPGADPDWRATLERNFRQWLQEVEADPSAALPAAEDGPDLYAFYEALCVVRTEVRHQTRRSHESLGRFGEALAGFEELLRKLNQRVIQIDSERGGLDDAGLHALLLSLVELFERFERIQNRLRIPPATGWFAPPRRWSAAWSALREGFDILNDHFQQLLQNQGVTVIACKGRAFDPTLMKAVAVRQTASVPANTVLAQLSGGYSYRGRVLKFAEVKIAVGKETS
- a CDS encoding alpha/beta hydrolase, which gives rise to MTLETATNPLPRMAAAARLAAALLAFSLIVVLAAGCAKAPVYTLMETPAIYHKAAVDPFAHLDPILRGTVVSVFYATNRQPRDSGADGLHYGNAKGSVVNMGIATLRFGDENFSWEDLYAASIAPQRDFPVTISLLDCDQLARLPENFRSEAPQVLTAEQQDFAAAINMELAVAQDKEIMVYVHGTKVDFLNALVISAEVDHFAGRDFVGIAFAWPSHQNILNYLLGQDVVRAKDSSQALRALLEFLAAHTTAKHINLLSYSAGARVASKALYELRSAHPTLSGDDLRQTFRLGAVVFAAADVPLETFHQRLPAVSDLSQQVVVTVSDHDPALLAAENYMGGGTRIGVESAGLWELELTKAEKIANFEVVDLSLRQEGRGFDIIGHHYWYRHPWASSDIVLLLRTNAPPYRRGLSPAELEGVFYMSPEYPQKVREAVRRELGDSWLKAPKSP
- a CDS encoding J domain-containing protein, with the protein product MDPYEILGLTPEADDAAIRTAYLELVRRYPPDHHPQRFAAVSEAYQILKDEGARLRHQLFNLDSGLRSPIEVLQRRFAAPEARRPLTAEALQLFLRQRAMQ
- a CDS encoding lipid-binding SYLF domain-containing protein; translated protein: MKKIGLAFIIAVALGASSVFAAAEVADYSGTINVFKESPAVAKFFKNSYGYAVFPTIGKAGFVVGGSYGKGQVYRDGKVTGKTAVMEGSIGFQLGGEAFSQIIFFQDKRAYDEFTTGNFEFGATAQAVVITAGAQAKAGTTGTSAGASAGPKTGVQAETEYVKGMATFVHSKGGLMYEASIAGQKFTFEPL
- the polX gene encoding DNA polymerase/3'-5' exonuclease PolX — protein: MPVHNSDIARIFNQIADLLEISGANPFRVRAYRHAARTVEDQPQSVAVMIEKGEDLSELSGIGKVLAGKITEIVATGSLKMLADLEQEVPEGLSELMRITQLGPKRVAALYKKLGIKDLEDLAEAARQENIRDLDGFGKKTEEHILKELHRRKGAEKRTKLAEAEQVVDSLKSFLEGIEGVNRVTVAGSYRRRKETVGDLDILLTCKKDSPVMDRFTGFEDVAEVIANGKTKSTVRLQSGLQVDLRVVPEVSYGAALHYFTGSKEHNIAIRKIAVKKDLKINEYGVFQGHDGDGERIAGASEEEVYAAVDLPYIAPELRENRGEIEAAQKSKLPHLILREDIRGDLHAHTHATDGHSSLREMVAAARDLGYSYLAITEHSQALRVARGFDCKQLERQIEEIDKLSGEYPGFRILKGIEVDILADGSLDLPDAVLGKLDLAVCSVHSKFNLSSEKQTKRIIRAMDNPHFNILGHPTGRLINEREAYGVDMEKIMKAAMERGCILELNAHPDRLDLNDHHCRMARDMRLKVAISTDAHSTKALGNMKYGIYQARRGWLTKDDVVNTHPVAELLKLLKRK
- a CDS encoding Hsp70 family protein is translated as MAAIVGIDLGTTYSEVAVLRDGQPEVVPVDGEPIMPSCVGLDSQGALIVGRAARNQMALAPENTILSIKRKMGKNEPVTLGERNFSPEEISALILRKLKQAAEAHLGEAVTQAVITVPAYFDDAQRKATQNAGQLAGLEVLRIINEPTAAALAYDAGLEEDQTILVYDLGGGTFDVSLVVVEKGVVEVKASHGDTALGGDDFDNLLIAHAAEVFREEKKVDLLQEPRVRNRLWAAVEAAKRKLSDVPFARIREEYLWQDHHLDLEIARHDYEEMIRPLVRKSMDCVHHCLRDASLLPGAVDRVILVGGASRTPLISELIRQEMRREPAFEINPELIVAMGAAIQAGVLAGQQTRSVLVDITPYTFGTQALSFQHGEMRDDHFVPIIRRSTPLPVSKAEVFVTAVDEQRQVDVRIYQGEAPSVDDNIFIGNFLVEGLSKVPAGNEIILNLALDLNGVLSVTALEKRTGLSKTVRMETGGKGPDFDLQAARRNLAELGDDEPAADEPGASVPADRQDLLARAKDQRRRAMALMANIDETDAGELRLLLQQVQDAIGSGDFTKLADVLTSLDDMLFYLED
- a CDS encoding tetratricopeptide repeat protein; amino-acid sequence: MRFLSLFSGPSPEKLEQKGDVLAAAGYWGEARLLYERARDKLAKRGGPANGRQARLAVKIRQVREALAREHQRTAANLAENDCLAEARELLLVALGISADEGLRASLKAQLQGLAARERAGADAAVPDPPQSLADEGDLSWPPEPEAVGAAAEAEYFFALCSTLPEAVRDAYLGYGETFKSGFIALNRGDFAAAARLLGRAMAQNPQPGSYIPLELATACLNLGRLGAARRLLETFIPHHPAALPAYQMLCEIYWELKEFDRAHALLAGLPPELAASQAAVGLKGETLYQAGELEQAASFYRDVLAVFGWSEAVAVALAKVYEALRQPAAARALYGRILGAGGAHCDPEIRHRYAELSFAAGLRGEDILELYLALARELPENAALYYDRISRIYTRLGNSVEAARFRAFSERVRGRRPGR